GGCGACGTCGGCATCAGCGCGTGGCTGCACGGTCCCATCGCCGAAGTCGCGCTTCGCTGGTAACGCCGGCGCCAAGCGTATGCGGACGAAACCCGGGACCTCTCTCGGACGTTCTTCCTGTGGTCGGAATGCGGTGTTCTTGAAAGGCACTGCTGGCACGAACTGACAAGGCCGCACCGTGAATCCCGATTAGAGAAACCGCACAGCGACGGTTACACTCTACGTGTGGTTGGGCGTCAGAACCCGACTAACCAATTGGGCCGCAGACGAATTTTCTGGCCCCCAACAGGAGAAGCGTCCCATGAAACTGAAAATGAGAGGCCTCGCTCGAGCCGGCCTTGTGACGGCAGTGGCGGCCTTGCTGTCCATGACAGTCTCTGCCGTTCCGTCCTTTGCGCAAGACGACGACGCGTCCGAAACGGCGACCGATAAGCCAAATGTTCTCGTGATCTGGGGCGACGATATCGGCATCTGGAACATCAGCCACAACAGCAAGGGCATGATGGGCTACGAGACGCCGAACATCGACCGGATCGCCAATGAAGGCCTGTCCTTCACCGACTATTACGGCCAGCAGTCGTGCACCGCCGGCCGTGCTGCATTTATCGGCGGCAACGTGCCCGTCCGGACGGGCATGACCAAGGTCGGTCTCCCAGGCGCCAAGGAAGGCTGGCAGGAATCGGACGTGACGATCGCCACGGTGATGAAGAGCCTCGGCTACAAGACCGGCCAGTTCGGCAAGAACCACCAGGGCGACCTCGACGAGCATCTGCCGACCAATCATGGCTTCGACGAGTTCTTTGGCAATCTCTACCATCTGAACGCGGAAGAAGAGCCCGAGCACCCGGACTATCCGACGAATCCCGCGTTTCGCGAGAAGTACGGGCCGCGTGGCGTGATCCACTCGTGGGCTCAAGAAGACGGCACCCAGAAGATCGAGGATACCGGTCCGCTGACCAAGAAGCGGATGGAAACGGTCGACGAGGAAACGCTCGCGGCAGCCAAGGACTTCATCAAGAAGGCCAATGACGAGGGCGAGCCCTTCTTCGTGTGGTGGAACGGCACGCGCATGCATTTCCGCACGCACGTGAAGGAAGAGCATCGCGGTCTCTCCGGCGAAACAGGCAACGAGTATCAGGACGGCATGGTCGAGCACGACATGCATGTGGGCGAGTTGCTCGCGCTGCTCGACGAGCTCGGCATCGCCGACAACACCATCGTCTTCTACTCGACCGACAACGGGCCGCACTTCAACACGTGGCCGGATGCCGGCACCACGCCGTTCCGCTCGGAGAAGAACTCGAACTGGGAAGGCGCCTATCGCGTGCCGGCCTTCGTGCGCTGGCCCGGCAAGTTTCCCGCCGGCAAGACGCTGAACGGCATTGTCTCGCATGAGGACTGGCTGGCGACATTCGCAGCGGCCGGCGGCAATCCCGACGTCAAGGAACAGCTTGCCCAAGGCGTGGAACTCGAAGGCCGTACCTACAAGAACTACATCGACGGCATGAACATGCTGCCCTATTTCATGGGCGACGTGGAGGAATCGCCGCGCGATGAGTTCATCTATGTCAATGACGACGGGCAGATCGTGGCCATTCGCTACAAGCCTTGGAAAGCCGTGTTCCTGGAGAATCGCGGCAAGGCTTTCGAGGTCTGGCGCGAGCCGTTCGTCGAGCTGCGGGTGCCGCTGATTTTCAATCTGCGGCGCGACCCGTTCGAGCGAGCCCAGCACAATGCGAACACCTATAACGATTGGGTGCTCGACAGAGCCTTCGTCCTCGTACCGATGCAAGGCTTGGCGGCCGAATTCCTGAAGACCATGCAGGACTATCCGCCCAGCCAAACGCCGGGTGCTTTCAACCTCAGCAAGATCGAGGAGCAACTGAAAGCGGGCGTAGGCTCGAACTGATCTGGCAGTCTCCGAGGGGCCGTCGGTTTGCGCTGACGGTCCCTTTTTCCATCCGAGACTTTTCATTTGATTTCGGGGGAGCCGAGATGAAGCGTCTTCTAACTTCGATCGCCGCTACGGCGATGATTCTGTCCGGCCCCGCGCTCGCACAGACGGCCGACCCGCTGCCGTCGTGGAACGACGGGCCGACGAAAGAAGCTATTGTCGGCTTCGTAGAGAAAGTGACGGAAGAAGGTGGGCCCGACTATGTCGCCTCCGCCGACCGTGTGGCGACGTTCGACAATGACGGCACGCTTTGGCTCGAACAGCCCATGTATACCCAGCTCGCCTTCGCGCTCGACCGCGTGAAGGCACTGGCGCCCGAGCACCCCGAATGGAAGGACACACAGCCGTTCAAGGCCGTGCTCGACAACGACATGAAGACGCTTGCCGCCTCCGGCGAAAAAGGCCTGGTTCAATTGATAGCCGCGACCCACGCCGGCATGTCGCCGGAAGAATTCCAGCAGATTGTCGGCGATTGGCTCGAACAAGCGAAGGACAAGCGTTTCAATCGCCGCTACACGGACCTTGTCTATCAGCCCATGCTCGAGTTGTTGTCCTACATGCGGGACAACGGCTTCACGACCTACATCGTTTCGGGAGGGGGGATCGAGTTCCTGCGGAATTTTTCCGAGCCGGTCTATGGCATCCCGCCGGCCCAGGTCGTCGGCTCTAGCATCGAGACGAAGTACGAGGTCGTCGATGGCAAGCCGACGCTCCTGCGCCTGCCGGAAGTCCACTTCGTCGACGACAAGGAGGGCAAGCCGATCGGCATCAACGAGTATATCGGCCAGCGCCCCATCGCGGCGTTCGGCAACTCGGACGGCGACTATCAGATGCTGGATTGGACCACTTCGGGAGACGGCACGCGGCTCGGCGTCATCGTTCATCACACCGATGCGGAACGCGAATACGCCTATGACCGCGATTCGACCTTCGGCCGCCTCGACAAGGCTTTGGATGACGCACCTGCCAAGGGCTGGATCGTGGTCGATATGAAGAAAGACTGGAACACGGTATTCCCGCCTGCTCAATAACGCGCGCGTGCGCTCCCAAACATGCGTTGCCCGATGTCGCGGACTGGGCGATATAGCAACGGTAGTTTTGGGCTCCTCGGAGGGGGTGCCCGATAATGGTGTCGGGTTGGCACCGAGTAGAACGGCGCCCTAACGGCGCTGCCCAAGGAGAAGTATCCCATGAAACGATTGAGCCACGTCTTGTGTGGTGCCGCGGCCGCGCTGATGGTCGTCGTCATCGCCCCCGTCGCCAACGCACAGGCCTTGCTGGTCTACAAGGAAGGCGCAACCGACGCCCAGATCAAGAATGACCGGGTCGCCTGCCACGAATGGGCTGTGCAGCAAACGAACTTTGACCCGACCGCTACCTTCATCGCGCAGGAGGCCGGAATTCGCACGAGGACGATTATGGAAGTCTCGACGGCCCTGAACACCGCATCCGGCGGAACGGACCCACGCTGGACCGCAGGCGGCTTCGGCAATACGCGCACCTCCGCGGACGTGCGCCGTCTCAATGCACTTTATGCCG
This genomic window from Methyloceanibacter caenitepidi contains:
- a CDS encoding arylsulfatase, whose amino-acid sequence is MKLKMRGLARAGLVTAVAALLSMTVSAVPSFAQDDDASETATDKPNVLVIWGDDIGIWNISHNSKGMMGYETPNIDRIANEGLSFTDYYGQQSCTAGRAAFIGGNVPVRTGMTKVGLPGAKEGWQESDVTIATVMKSLGYKTGQFGKNHQGDLDEHLPTNHGFDEFFGNLYHLNAEEEPEHPDYPTNPAFREKYGPRGVIHSWAQEDGTQKIEDTGPLTKKRMETVDEETLAAAKDFIKKANDEGEPFFVWWNGTRMHFRTHVKEEHRGLSGETGNEYQDGMVEHDMHVGELLALLDELGIADNTIVFYSTDNGPHFNTWPDAGTTPFRSEKNSNWEGAYRVPAFVRWPGKFPAGKTLNGIVSHEDWLATFAAAGGNPDVKEQLAQGVELEGRTYKNYIDGMNMLPYFMGDVEESPRDEFIYVNDDGQIVAIRYKPWKAVFLENRGKAFEVWREPFVELRVPLIFNLRRDPFERAQHNANTYNDWVLDRAFVLVPMQGLAAEFLKTMQDYPPSQTPGAFNLSKIEEQLKAGVGSN
- a CDS encoding HAD family hydrolase, yielding MKRLLTSIAATAMILSGPALAQTADPLPSWNDGPTKEAIVGFVEKVTEEGGPDYVASADRVATFDNDGTLWLEQPMYTQLAFALDRVKALAPEHPEWKDTQPFKAVLDNDMKTLAASGEKGLVQLIAATHAGMSPEEFQQIVGDWLEQAKDKRFNRRYTDLVYQPMLELLSYMRDNGFTTYIVSGGGIEFLRNFSEPVYGIPPAQVVGSSIETKYEVVDGKPTLLRLPEVHFVDDKEGKPIGINEYIGQRPIAAFGNSDGDYQMLDWTTSGDGTRLGVIVHHTDAEREYAYDRDSTFGRLDKALDDAPAKGWIVVDMKKDWNTVFPPAQ